A genomic stretch from Psilocybe cubensis strain MGC-MH-2018 chromosome 1, whole genome shotgun sequence includes:
- a CDS encoding Surfeit locus protein 1, translating into MFKRLFPKDFAFPHRCFHNSSLRASWLSRPKISVPAIYKARQESWIKPTMILVGFMPIFTFSLGVWQLQRLKWKINLIDELEEKLQLQPLILPPNINLSVIPEFVFRRVSIKGKWDHAHTMLLSPRVRDGIHGFHVVTPLIRENGSTIIVDRGFVSKDSLSSETLNAETGEVEILGMLRTSQPRNLFTPDNDPDQGKWYWTDVDRMANYAGGEAAGVQPVFVEQIFEGHAGEAHTRIGKGIPVGRAPTVDLRNSHLSYVITWFSLSGLTAFMFFRVLVNKRKAPGRRLPRFG; encoded by the exons ATGTTCAAACGCTTATTTCCTAAAGACTTTGCTTTTCCGCATCGATGCTTCCACAACTCATCTTTGAGAGCATCTTGGCTCTCTCGCCCAAAAATCTCCGTTCCTGCAATTTATAAAGCCCGTCAAGAGTCATGGATAAAACCGACTATGATCCTTGTCGGATTTATGCCAATATTCACCTTTTCTCTTGGTGTATGGCAACTTCAGCGTCTGAAATGGAAAATCAACCTCATAGACGAATTAGAAGAAAAGCTGCAACTGCAACCTCTTATTCTTCCTCCAAATATCAA TCTCTCCGTAATACCAGAATTTGTTTTTCGTCGGGTTAGTATTAAAGGGAAATGGGATCATGCTCATACCATGTTACTTTCACCTCGCGTACGCGATGGCATTCATGGCTTTCACGTTGTAACCCCGCTCATCCGAGAAAATGGATCTACTATCATAGTGGACAGAGGGTTCGTGTCAAAAGACTCCCTTTCCTCGGAAACTTTGAACGCAGAAACTGGAGAAGTGGAAATTCTGGGCATGCTCAGGACGTCTCAACCCCGTAATCTATTCACTCCGGACAATGATCCGGACCAAGGAAAATGGTATTGGACGGATGTCGACAGGATGGCCAACTACGCTGGTGGAGAAGCCGCAGGTGTTCAACCGGTCTTCGTTGAGCAAATTTTTG AGGGACACGCTGGAGAGGCGCACACTAGAATCGGAAAGGGTATTCCTGTTGGACGAGCACCTACTGTGGATCTACGGAATTCGCATCTTTCCTACGTAATTACATG GTTCTCCCTCTCTGGGCTGACTGCGTTCATGTTCTTCCGTGTACTAGTAAATAAGAGGAAGGCGCCTGGACGTCGATTACCACGATTTGGTTGA
- a CDS encoding Putative NADPH dehydrogenase C23G7.10c: MVHRNVPVPDAYQYFPLNEPQIGTVLHSKDTEKAPILFRPITINNVEFKNRIFVSPMCQYSSDNGHATDWHLVHIGGFASRGVGAICMEATAVLPEGRISPEDAGLWQDSQIEPLKRIVDFSHAQGTRIGVQLAHAGRKGSTHAPWVQKKGGHGLPHTAMDNEGGWPSNVYGPSELSFSDHFYPNPKELSEEGLLEIENAFVSSIERCKKAGYDFIEIHGAHGYLLHSFLSPLSNVRKDQYGGQSLENRMRFFIRLVARCREAWVGKPLFVRISAAEWADGPERTDEGVWRQWGIEQSTILVGKLKDIGVDLIDCSAGGNWVHQNIPIGPGYQVPYAEALKKAHPDIVVGAVGLITEPLQAESYLKNGQADVVFLARELMRNPHWPLLAAQKLQINVKPANQYERAWF, translated from the exons ATGGTCCATCGAAATGTACCTGTCCCGGACGCTTACCAGTATTTTCCTCTCAACGAACCACAGATTGGAACGGTTCTACATTCCAAG GACACTGAGAAGGCGCCAATTTTGTTCAGGCCTATTACGATAAACAATGTTGAATTCAAAAACAGGATTTTTGTT TCTCCGATGTGTCAGTATAGCTCAGATAACGGGCATGCAACGGACTGGCATTTAGTGCACATCGGG GGTTTTGCCAGTCGTGGAGTAGGTGCAATATGCATGGAAGCTACTGCTGTTCTTCCGGAGGGCCGTATCTCTCCTGAGGATGCT GGCCTTTGGCAGGATTCTCAAATAGAACCACTTAAACGAATCGTCGATTTCTCTCATGCACAAGGTACTAGGATCGGCGTACAACTGGCTCATGCCGGCCGTAAAGGTTCAACCCATGCCCCTTGGGTACAGAAAAAGGGCGGACACGGATTGCCCCACACCGCAATGGACAATGAAGGTGGCTGGCCCTCTAATG TTTATGGGCCGAGCGAGTTATCGTTTTCGGACCACTTTTATCCTAATCCCAAGGAACTAAGCGAAGAGGGGTTATTAGAGATAGAAAACGCATTCGTATCATCTATTGAGCGATGCAAAAAAGCAGGCT ATGATTTTATTGAAATTCACGGGGCACATGGTTATCTTCtccattcttttctttcaccTCTCTCAAACGTCCGTAAGGACCAATACGGTGGCCAGTCCTTGGAAAATCGAATGCGCTTTTTTATCAGACTTGTGGCCCGTTGTCGTGAAGCCTGGGTGGGAAAACCTCTCTTTGTCAGAATAAGCGCTGCCGAATGGGCTGACGGACCTGAAAGGACCGACGAGGGTGTATGGAGGCAATGGGGAATTGAGCAGAGCACAATCCTTGTCGGGAAACTCAAAGACATAGGTGTTGATCTCATTGATTGTAGTGCTGGAGGCAATTGGGTACACCAGAACATTCCAATTGGTCCCGGCTATCAG GTACCATATGCAGAAGCCCTCAAGAAAGCACACCCCGACATCGTTGTGGGCGCAGTTGGCTTGATAACGGAACCCCTTCAAGCTGAATCCTACCTAAAGAACGGTCAAGCCGATGTTGTGTTTTTGGCACGCGAGCTGATGAGAAATCCACACTGGCCGCTTCTAGCTGCTCAGAAACTTCAAATCAATGTGAAGCCCGCCAATCAATACGAAAGAGCATGGTTTTAA
- a CDS encoding NADH dehydrogenase [ubiquinone] 1 alpha subcomplex subunit 9, mitochondrial, translated as MTFRVEKGGTLFRPVVKSRARTANSSRQASVAAGEQLRLEARQETPHEEGTSSHLTSSQSRNQKEHSISQQPEPDPVNRINVCSQDPFTIPSQPPPPVPTAAASLIGIPTVPIRRSTPIIVQTRNTSNSRPISSLGSTTNGNNHTNTVDSTINHDSFSVESIQVDESRAIPLSSIRSSQSTGEPTANPTAALTNSNSATATIGEANPLDHNAKGKGRRKSLEVTGSKKRKRRKGESQEGEDVENAEDVPPTKHPRSRASSSTPRPRKRVPSPPPYDPDADPGEDIDPTTVTMASLCTDTGQGRVSKKAAEILSNHAAWKIKNREKRARMKQIMEAKKYGREEEAEAELNAESSTAENGTTPAQENASAHHTVTDDTGNGFDYSQDLTTSRFNVQVRIGPNGETIIDENSLVVDRVEDDGTENYTHVVESDHTKFVNSGTYSKRYRGSRWSAEETELFYDALSQYGENYELIAYVLPGRDRKSCKNKFKVEDKRNHARINHCLNNSIPVDMTTLSRMTGKDFTGPVPEIRAPTPLPQIPPAENDSVENTPVQSTVKKRSRSKSHGLDSGVVVIGDAETFSSGRHIAKSITTNTAQGRLPVRIQISSRNPSKIFESLQFDKNIPQDYLLPPVSVDITNPSTLQTAFQGANVIVSLVGIMHGTPQEFERIQLQGAENVARAAKEAGAKLIHISAIGADPHSSIPYWRTKGMAENSIFRIDPSSTIIRPSLIFGPEDDFFNRFARLSSFLPFLPVFGGGKARFQPIYVGDLALLVAYLSTSKDTRLLKLFEGRVIEAGGPQTFTYKELMQMVLDVTGRKRLIISLPFVVGTLQGALLEKLPVNLFTVTRSQVEQLRFDNVINQPMPPDHISLQDAIRHFGPNGPLRTVAEVLPTYLH; from the exons ATGACGTTTCGTGTAGAAAAGGGTGGCACCCTTTTCAGGCCAGTGGTGAAATCAAGGGCCCGGACTGCGAACAGCTCTCGACAGGCATCTGTTGCCGCCGGAGAGCAACTCAGATTGGAGGCAAGACAAGAAACTCCACACGAAGAAGGAACATCGTCTCACTTGACGAGCTCTCAAAGTCGAAACCAGAAAGAGCATTCCATCAGCCAGCAGCCAGAGCCAGATCCGGTCAACAGGATAAACGTTTGTTCTCAAGATCCATTCACTATACCTTCccagcctcctcctccagtcCCTACGGCAGCTGCATCACTTATAGGCATTCCCACTGTACCCATCCGACGGTCTACTCCAATTATTGTGCAGACTCGCAATACTTCGAATTCGAGGCCCATCAGCTCACTCGGATCTACCACTAATGGTAATAACCATACGAATACTGTGGACTCCACGATCAATCATGACAGTTTTTCTGTAGAATCAATACAAGTTGATGAATCGAGGGCCATTCCTTTGAGTAGCATTAGGTCCTCCCAATCTACAGGAGAACCCACAGCAAACCCTACAGCAGCGCTAACGAATTCCAATTCAGCGACTGCCACCATAGGCGAGGCGAACCCATTGGATCATAATGCGAAAGGGAAAGGTCGCCGTAAAAGTCTAGAAGTGACTGGCTCCAAGAAGCGGAAGCGGCGCAAGGGAGAAAGTCAAGAAGGGGAAGATGTCGAAAATGCAGAGGATGTACCTCCTACGAAACATCCCCGCTCTCGTGCCTCTAGCAGCACACCACGTCCTAGAAAACGCGTAccatctcctccaccttACGACCCCGACGCCGACCCAGGGGAGGATATTGACCCGACAACTGTTACGATGGCCTCATTGTGCACTGATACAGGTCAAGGAAGAGTTAGTAAAAAGGCTGCTGAAATACTGAGCAACCACGCAGCTTGGAAAATAAAAAACCGTGAAAAAAGAGCACGCATGAAACAAATAATGGAAGCAAAGAAATATGGAAGAGAGGAGGAAGCGGAAGCGGAACTGAACGCAGAATCTTCCACTGCAGAAAACGGTACCACGCCAGCACAAGAGAATGCTTCCGCCCATCATACCGTCACAGATGATACAGGAAATGGTTTCGATTATTCCCAAGACTTAACAACAAGTCGTTTCAATGTTCAAGTTCGCATCGGACCAAATGGCGAGACAATAATTGATGAAAACTCCCTTGTGGTAGATCGTGTCGAAGACGATGGGACAGAGAATTATACCCATGTTGTTGAGTCGGACCATACCAAATTTGTGAATTCTGGGACCTATAGCAAACGCTACCGTGGCTCGCGCTGGAGTGCTGAGGAAACCGAGTTGTTTTATGAT GCTCTTTCTCAATATGGGGAAAATTATGAGCTAATTGCCTATGTCCTGCCCGGTCGCGATAGAAAATCGTGTAAAAACAAATTCAAAGTGGAAGATAAAAGAAATCATGCAAGAATCAACCACTGTCTTAATAACAGTATCCCAGTTG ACATGACAACGCTCTCCAGAATGACTGGCAAGGATTTTACAGGTCCTGTGCCGGAAATACGTGCACCGACGCCACTTCCCCAGATACCTCCCGCTGAAAACGATTCTGTAGAAAACACACCAGTACAATCCACCGTTAAAAAACGTAGTCGCAGCAAAAGTCACGGTTTAGATAGCGGTGTCGTGGTAATTGGCGATGCAGAAACTTTTTCATCAG GTCGCCATATTGCCAAGTCAATTACGACTAACACGGCCCAAGGAAGGCTTCCCGTAAGGATCCAAATATcttctcgtaacccttccAAAATCTTTGAGTCACTTCAATTCGACAAAAACATCCCACAAGACTATCTTTTGCCACCTGTATCTGTTGATATCACCAATCCGTCGACCCTTCAGACCGCATTTCAAGGGGCTAATGTGATAGTATCCCTTGTTGGAATTATGCATGGCACACCTCAAGAGTTTGAAAGGATACAGCTTCAAGGCGCAGAAAACGTAGCAAGGGCGGCAAAAGAGGCGGGTGCGAAACTAATACATATCAGTGCCATTGGCGCAGATCCTCATAGCAGTATACCGTACTGGAGAACCAAAGGCATGGCCGAAAATTCCATATTCAGAATCGATCCCAGCTCAACGATAATTCGTCCAAGCCTTATTTTCGGGCCAGAAGATGATTTTTTTAAC CGTTTTGCTAGGCTTTCGAGTTTTCTTCCGTTTTTGCCCGTTTTTGGCGGGGGAAAAGCCCGTTTCCAGCCTATATATGTAGGGGATCTGGCCCTACTTGTCGCCTATCTATCTACAAGTAAAGACACTCGCCTTCTGAAGTTGTTTGAAGGCAGAGTGATTGAAGCCGGCGGTCCTCAAA CGTTTACATATAAGGAACTGATGCAAATGGTGCTGGATGTAACGGGACGGAAACGTCTCATTATTTCTTTACCCTTTGTTGTTGGAACTTTGCAAGGCGCTCTTTTGGAAAAACTTCCTGTGAACCTGTTTACGGTAACGCGATCCCAG GTTGAACAGTTGCGCTTCGACAATGTTATTAATCAACCTATGCCGCCGGATCATATTTCACTGCAAGATGCTATTCGACATTTTGGGCCTAATGGACCGTTGCGGACTGTCGCCGAAGTTTTGCCCACCTATCTTCATTAA
- a CDS encoding DNA-dependent RNA polymerase II, whose translation MVQDPEATQDTYYEDDTYGMEEDEEAYAEITQEDCWTVISSFFEQKGLVRQQLDSFDEFVQNTMQELVDENSDLILDQADQHSGHDTDMTRRYEIKFGQIYLSRPTVTETDGSVVPVFPQEARLRNLTYSAPLYIEMKKKVMIGREDPNGIPGDIVWTQEHEENPQDTTKVWIGKVPIMLRSTFCILRGLQDQDLYDLNECPYDSGGYFIINGSEKVLIAQERMATNHVYVFAKAQPSPINFLAEIRSAVERGGKTISQFQVKMFHRNQDRSLGNVMKATIPYIKVDIPIWVVFRALGVISDRDILEHICYDMQDSQMLEMLKPCIDDGFVIQDREVALDFIGNRGTTTGLPRDRRIRYAQEILQKEMLPHVSMGEGSESKKAYFFGYMIHRLLLAALERRELDDRDHFGKKRLDLAGPLLANLFRMLFRKLTKDVYRYLQKCVETHKEFNLALAVKHQTITNGLKYSLATGNWGDQKKSMSSKAGVSQVLNRYTYASTLSHLRRCNTPLGREGKIAKPRQLHNTHWGMVCPAETPEGQACGLVKNLALMSCISVGSLSAPVVEFLEEWGLESLEENAHSSTPCTKVFVNGVWMGVHRDAANLVKTLKKLRRRDDISPEVSIVRDIREKELRLYTDAGRVCRPLFIVEKQQLSLQKKHVRWLSNGLNDDGEEYKWEHLIKTGVVELLDAEEEETVMISMTPEDLENSRNQQAGIDTQTNEGEFDPAARLKAGTHAHTWTHCEIHPSMILGICASIIPFPDHNQSPRNTYQSAMGKQAMGIYLTNFLIRMDTMANILYYPQKPLATTRSMEYLKFRELPAGQNAIVAILCYSGYNQEDSVIMNQSSIDRGLFRSIYYRSYMDLEKKSGVTLLEEFQKPTRENTLRLKHGTYDKLEDDGFIAPGTGVAGEDIIIGKTAPIPPDSEELGQRTRTHTRRDVSTPLKSTESGIVDQVLLTTNSDGLKFVKVRVRSTRIPQIGDKFASRHGQKGTIGITYRQEDMPFTSEGIVPDIIINPHAIPSRMTIGHLVECLLSKVATLIGNEGDATPFTDLTVESVSTFLRQKGYQSRGLEVMYHGHTGRKLQAQVYLGPTYYQRLKHMVDDKIHSRARGPVQILTRQPVEGRSRDGGLRFGEMERDCMISHGIAGFLKERLFEASDAYRLHVCDICGLTAIANLKKQSFECRACKNKTACSQLYIPYAAKLLFQELQSMNIAPRLYTVSSGRIRG comes from the exons ATGGTTCAAG ATCCTGAGGCTACGCAAGATACCTACTATGAAGATGACACCTATGGtatggaggaagatgaagaggcaTATGCAGAGATAACACAAGAGGACTGCTGGACTGTCATCTCAAGTTTTTTCGAGCAAAAGGGTCTAGTTCGCCAGCAATTAGATTCTTTCGATGAATTCGTACAGAATACCATGCAGGAACTCGTGGACGAAAACTCTGATTTGATACTGGACCAAGCAGATCAGCATTCTGGGCATGATACTGACATGACTCGTCGATACGAAATCAAGTTTGGACAAATTTACCTTTCACGTCCAACAGTCACCGAAACCGATGGCTCAGTCGTTCCCGTATTTCCACAGGAAGCTCGCTTGCGTAACCTGACGTATTCAGCACCCCTCTACattgaaatgaagaagaaagtgaTGATTGGTCGAGAGGATCCCAATGGAATTCCGGGGGATATCGTCTGGACACAAGAACACGAGGAGAACCCCCAGGATACGACTAAAGTATGGATTGGCAAG GTTCCTATCATGCTTCGGTCAACTTTCTGCATTCTACGAGGACTTCAAGATCAAGACTTATACGACTTGAACGAGTGCCCATATGACTCCGGAGGTTATTTCATCATCAATGGATCTGAGAAGGTCTTGATTGCACAAGAACGCATGGCTACAAACCATGTCTATGTTTTTGCAAAAGCGCAACCGTCACCTATCAATTTTCTTGCCGAGATTCGTAGTGCTGTAGAGAGGGGAGGAAAAACAATTAGTCAGTTCCAGGTGAAGATGTTCCACAGGAATCAAGATCGTTCG CTCGGGAACGTCATGAAAGCAACTATACCTTATATCAAAGTGGATATACCTATCTGGGTCGTTTTCCGTGCCCTGGGTGTCATATCCGATCGCGACATCCTGGAACACATTTGTTATGATATGCAAGATTCGCAAATGCTAGAAATGCTCAAGCCTTGTATCGATGACGGCTTTGTCATTCAAGACAGGGAGGTTGCCCTGGATTTCATCGGTAATCGTGGAACTACTACAGGTCTTCCCCGCGATCGCCGAATTCGGTATGCACAAGAAATTCTTCAGAAGGAGATGCTTCCCCACGTCTCTATGGGTGAAGGTTCTGAGTCAAAGAAGGCTTATTTCTTCGGCTACATGATCCATCGTCTCTTGCTTGCGGCCCTTGAACGAAGAGAACTAGATGATCGTGATCATTTTGGAAAGAAACGACTTGACTTGGCTGGCCCTCTACTTGCCAACCTTTTCCGTATGCTCTTCCGGAAGTTGACAAAAGATGTTTACCGGTACCTGCAGAAG TGTGTCGAAACCCATAAAGAGTTCAATCTTGCTTTGGCCGTTAAACACCAGACTATCACTAATGGTTTGAAGTACTCCTTGGCCACTGGAAATTGGGGAGATCAGAAAAAATCTATGTCGTCCAAGGCCGGTGTATCACAGGTGCTCAATCGGTACACGTATGCATCGACACTGTCACATCTACGTCGGTGTAACACTCCACTGGGGCGCGAAGGCAAAATTGCCAAACCTCGTCAGCTACACAACACTCATTGGGGTATGGTCTGCCCTGCTGAAACTCCAGAAGGACAGGCTTGCGGATTGGTGAAAAATCTTGCATTGATGTCATGTATCTCCGTCGGTTCATTGTCGGCACCTGTTGTCGAATTTTTGGAAGAATGGGGTCTTGAATCGCTGGAGGAAAATGCACATTCTTCGACACCTTGCACAAAGGTCTTTGTAAACGGTGTTTGGATGGGTGTGCATCGCGATGCTGCTAATCTAGTCAAAACTCTCAAGAAACTAAGGCGAAGAGATGATATTAGCCCTGAAGTTTCAATCGTACGCGACATTCGAGAAAAGGAACTACGGTTGTATACAGATGCTGGTCGAGTCTGCAGGCCCCTTTTCATCGTAGAGAAACAACAATTGTCTCTGCAAAAGAAGCATGTTAGATGGCTCAGCAACGGCCTTAATGACGATGGAGAGGAATACAAATGGGAGCATCTGATAAAAACAGGTGTCGTGGAATTGTtagatgcagaagaagaggaaaccGTCATGATATCGATGACTCCAGAGGACCTTGAGAATTCGCGCAATCAGCAAGCTGGTATTGACACTCAAACGAACGAAGGAGAGTTTGACCCCGCAGCTCGACTGAAAGCCGGTACTCATGCTCACACCTGGACACATTGTGAGATTCACCCCAGTATGATACTTGGTATTTGCGCTAGCATCATCCCATTCCCAGACCACAATCAA TCTCCTCGCAATACATATCAATCTGCTATGGGCAAACAAGCTATGGGTATATACCTAACGAATTTCTTAATTCGCATGGATACAATGGCCAATATCCTATATTATCCTCAAAAACCTTTGGCGACAACACGTTCAATGGAATACCTGAAATTCCGAGAACTCCCTGCTGGACAGAACGCTATCGTTGCCATTTTATGCTATAGTGGCTACAACCAAGAAGATTCCGTCATTATGAATCAAAGCTCTATTGATCGTGGCCTTTTCCGAAGTATCTATTACAGAAGCTACATGGATCTCGAAAAGAAAAGTGGTGTAACACTTCTAGAAGAATTTCAGAAACCCACTCGAGAAAATACCCTGCGGCTTAAACATGGAACGTACGACAAACTTGAAGATGATGGATTTATTGCTCCGGGAACAGGTGTCGCTGGCGAAGATATCATCATCGGCAAAACCGCGCCTATACCACCCGATAGCGAAGAACTTGGCCAGCGAACGAGGACTCATACTCGTAGAGATGTCTCAACCCCTCTGAAGAGTACGGAAAGCGGGATTGTAGATCAGGTGCTTCTGACCACCAATTCTGATGGCCTGAAATTCGTCAAAGTTCGAGTCAGATCTACTCGTATCCCTCAAATTGGAGATAAATTTGCGTCTCGCCATGGTCAAAAGGGTACAATTGGTATTACCTATCGCCAGGAAGACATGCCATTTACATCAGAAGGCATTGTCCCTGATATTATCATTAACCCGCACGCTATACCCTCTCGTATGACCATTGGCCATTTGGTCGAATGTCTTCTGTCGAAAGTCGCTACGCTTATTGGAAACGAGGGTGATGCGACGCCATTTACGGATCTTACTGTCGAATCGGTTTCTACATTTTTGCGTCAGAAAGGTTATCAATCTCGTGGACTGGAGGTCATGTACCACGGTCATACAGGTCGCAAACTTCAAGCTCAGGTCTACCTTGGACCAACTTACTATCAACGTCTCAAGCACATGGTGGATGACAAGATCCATTCTCGTGCTCGTGGCCCTGTACAGATCCTGACACGCCAACCTGTAGAGGGTAGGAGTCGTGACGGTGGCCTCCGCTTCGGAGAGATGGAACGTGATTGTATGATCTCCCATGGTATTGCTGGATTCCTGAAGGAGCGTCTATTTGAGGCTAGTGATGCTTATCGACTCCATGTTTGTGATAT TTGTGGTCTGACAGCTATCGCCAATCTT